DNA sequence from the Centropristis striata isolate RG_2023a ecotype Rhode Island chromosome 17, C.striata_1.0, whole genome shotgun sequence genome:
TATCTTGTCCAACCAACTGTCCATAAACCTCCGGAGATAATCAGTTTTccataaaaaatagctttgattcattttctaaaGCGTTAACCATGAATTCTGTTTCAATAGACTAAtgcacggtcgcccataaagttggaataaaatattttttacctctttccatgaaatgattgtgacaatgtgatttatactTGACAGATACagtttatcttctcaaaacgtgattaatcaatctctttcaaACACATTCCAATGCAAATGAaactacaattaaaaaaataataacttcaactttatgggcgaccgggTCAGTCAAGCAGTTGCAGGCTTCCTGCATTCTCTCTaactgccagcagggggcgacttcactggtttaaaaaaaaaaaaatcgaattatatagaagtctatgctaaaatgaccctacttctagCTTACTACAGCTAGCTATTTAGCACTAGCATTATCTGGTTATTAGTGTAACCTCCCCATGTTGTTATGAATCCCACTGCAGTCCAGAACCAGTTCAGAACCAGTCCCGCCCTGCGGCGCTAGGACTGGTCACAGCAGCGCCTTACGTCTCGCGTCACATCGTGTCATGTCGCCACATTTGGGTGTTCTTGTCATCTTTGGAAAAAGCTAGCAAAACACAACCGTATCacgtaaaaagttgtttattaaTTGCGATTAAACCTACATAGGACCTTGCGTAATTATAAGTTAACCCCTAAAGCTATCGTCTCCCGTTAGACGTTAGTTTAACTTACCAACCTTTACAATCTCCCACCAAACCACACTAAGACATAGGTTTACCCTCCACAGTGTCCCAGCTTTGATCGTCTCATGACTTCCAGCCTGAGCTAAGCAGCCAGTTGCTgctttttaatgttaatgttaagcCAGAAGGACGTAAGGCGAGGGCCTGACCAATCAAAGCGTTGCATGCTGGGTCTTGTTTGGAAATGCAGTGGGATCCATAATTACACAAACCTTctcaaaaaacacttaaataagTTGGAAAATCCCAAACGAGAAgctacaaaccaatgggtgaacTCATGGTCAGCGCTGACATCACATCCACTTcccttatacagtctatggggtCAGTCTGTCACGGGACAAATCTAAAATGTTGTTACTGAGAGGAGACAGTCTTACTGGAACCACTGAGCTACAAGGACACCAGTTCTTCTACAAGATACCAACCTCCCCTTGTTGAGCTACCTTAAGTTTGCTTGCTAATGCTTCCTCATATGTCCTTGAAAGGAGGGAAACCCTCAATGCAGTCTTGTATTTTAAACTCTATGGCTCAGTCTGAACATCTTTCCTGCTCTATAATCCAGCTCCTCACTAGAATAAGTGCCTTTTCCTTCATTATTGGCCCATACACCTTTCACTGTTTAATCTCGCTGACTCTGCTCTGACGTGTAAACATGATGTCCTGACAGCTGTTGAACACAGCCATGCCTCCTGGTGAGCCTCGTCCACAGACATGGCAGCAGCCGGGAGCTGAGACACCCAGCCGGTCTGGCTCGGACCCAGCAGCAGCCCTCGCTGAGGCCGACTGCCAGAGATCTGCCGAGCGTCCTCTGAGTGCCAGATGGATGATAAGGCTGGCCAGGGTCAGAGAGCTGACACAGacacgaggaggaggagagtgaacGGGCCTGAAGGAGAACTGAGCCATGTGGTCCCTCAGGTGTACTGCTGAGTCATTACAGAGCACTTTTTGTAGATAGCCTGGCCACGGGGTGAATGTCCCATTGACTCCCAGGAATCCTTTAATCTTCTCTGTATGAGCTCAACCTTTcatctgaaataaaacattcagcCACTAACTTCTGACCCTGATTGCAGAGAGGGAAAAGAGAACTTGCTGAATTAATCATTTCTACAATTACTTACTGATTAACTTTATTCCCGACTTAACTAAAAACTCCATGCACTGAGTTTAAATGAATCACGAATAGAGTTACACTGTGTGATGTCGCCCCCTAGTGGGCCCCCTGATCCCTACCAGCCAACCGACAGACCCAACACTGGCCAGCCAGACAGGGAGAAGTGATTACAGCCATGATGAGGAAATGATGGGGTAGTGCTGGTCTTCTGGATGCAGACCAGAGGCCTTCTGGTTTTCATTTTAACAGCCTAATCAGGGCTAATTTACACTTAATATACCAAGTAAATGCATGAAGGTCCAGAAGCACTCTTGTGGACTCTGTCTGCCTTGGAGCCTGTTTCACATGCAAATGCTGATACGGATGTTGGTTTATATTGGTGTTTAGTTCATGAAATAGTAAACTCAATCAAATTAGTCATCATGGACtatacacacagttttattTGCCCCTTTAATGCACTAATTAACTTGTATGGTTTGATTTTGTAGTAGAATCAAacagtacattttttaattattagagTTGGAGAGATTTATTTGTCACACGATTTTATGGGCTGATATCGGCCTGTCACAGGCATCATTATGAGTGTATGCAGGAAAGTTGggatgctgaaaaaaaatcagagaaacataatgcatcaaattttgaattcagagtgtatatttaaataacaaattttatcaatttttttcaatCTAAAACTATACAAAGACAGTTTATTGTTAAATTTGTCTTTGTATAATTTAGATTGAATATATATGTCATCAAGGATTACTGAATTGTCagtttttatgtacattttatcaACGTCCCAGATTTTTGCAGGGCATATAATGATGTTTGGGATGACTTCAaaattatatacacacacacacatatatatatatatatatatattcttcatttaaattatcaataattaactgatactgaacatacagtactgaggtttatttagctattttatttttatagttttcatTTCTAGAAATGGTTGACAATTCaatacattgtatgtataagtttaaataataaagtttattctTAAAGTGATTTGTTTAAGACTGCCTtctcagtgcacaatccacataaagatctattttcattccagctccaaAATTCACTATATCTGCTGCCAAATTGGTAATGTGACAATGTTTCCCTCTAAAACAGGCATTGCTAGGGTTCTGTTATTTATGGTATATTGGCAATGATGTGTGAGGAAAGTGTTGCTCTAACAGTAATTATTTATACCCAGAGAAACAGCAGAGGGCGTCAGTTTAACAGTAACGCAGACTGGAGAGGGACGTCTGTAATCAAGCAGATTGACAGAGTAAAAGAGCATAATTGCTACTGAACCATTGTTAACTTGTTTGGACTGATGGCCTCTGACTTGTTCGGTGGGCGTTTGTCTCTTGAACACGTTATTAAGCCTGTGAGCGTGACTTTCCAGCAGAATTTAAAAGTAACAACTTCATAAAGTCTGTAAAAAGCGGAGGCGTGTTGTTAACTTTCTGCCTCTCTGTGTTTGCAGATGCCTCACAGACTCAAGCTCCCCGAGGTGGCAGAGTTAGAAATATGGGTATACTGATTCATAGCTGTGTTTCTATTTCAGCTGGtgggagaaagacagagacagagaggaataGGCTGGGAGACGGATGAAAACCAGCAGTGACAGTTTCTATCTGTAGCTCAGTCAACTGGTGGATAAGGTTACCATGGTGCCCAGTGGTGGGAAGAATCAAGCTGATGCACTTAGCAACAAGAAGAAAGCAGCGAGTGTGTGGAGGAGCTCCCATTCCTTCCTCATCATCGTGTGTACATATCAGCTAACATTATTAATATAAGGTCAGGCTTGGTGAACATGTGCGTGCACCTGCAGTAAAGTGCTTTGAAGTGCGAGATACGCATCAGCTTTGTTGCAGGGAAACAAGCGTGATTATCTCCTCTTTCTGCAGAGTTCACAGGGTTTCAAAGAAGGTTTCCAGGGATTTTCTTTAAAGCCAGGAAGCAAAACATGTTGCCTCTAATTGGATATCTGAACACAGAAAGCGTTGGCTTTATATTTCTGACAACTCTGAAAATGTCTCCTGTAGAAAATACCCACCACCATTACAATTTCACCAATTGATTGTTTAACTTAGAACACAGTGGAGGGGAGGGAAGTAGgatgtaaaacagaaaataaagatcTCATACTCAACGCACCATGATGCAACAGCCCAGCACACAACGCTGTGACAACACAAGTTTAACAACAAGATCCACAAgctacacacaacacacaacacagcaaCAACCCACTGAACCACATCACACCAGGCAGGTACACCAAGCCACGTTTAACGACGCCGCACAAACACCACACTGAGAAATCTGagcgcaacacacacacacagagacacacacacacacacacagctagcaGCGACACCCTGAAACGAGCGCACACACAGAAAAGTACACAAAGGAGTGGGAGCTGATGAGAGTAGGAAGCCACAAGACAAAATGAGACAGAGCTAAGGGAGAACGGGAGGAGGCATGCGGAGGCGGAGAGGtggtggtgatggaggaggagggggggggggacagaAAACTGAGCATACAAACGTGTAAAAAGACAGACAAGAGTGATTTCAAATTCTAACATTTATTAGATCTACTCAATCACAGGTACAGAGTTTATTGGCAGTGATTATCTACAACAGGAatgtagagagagagaatgaccCAGATAAAGGATGACAGGCAATTCAACAATGTCACCAGTGCTAAGGAGTACTTGTCCTCCAATGACTAATTAGTTTCACCATTGTTGAAATTGCTTCAACAGCAGCTGACACCATGTAATGACTCACCTGTTTTAGAGagtttcagaataaaaaaagaagccttTGGACATTGTTGAGTTGCTCTTAACGTGAGGTGGTGGGATGAAGAGGAATACAGCATTTGTTTTGTAATGACTGTTTAGCATTCGCAGGTTCAACACTGGAAAACAATTTCACGGCTCTGATTTTCTACTATTGTACATAATGGAGCAATGATACCAGCTGCTAACCTCATCACTTTCATTTTTTCTGAATGATAATTTTAAGTAGAGTTCACTGACTACAGTGCTTTCAGATAATGATGTCATCAGCCTACAGAAGCATGACGCCTCcacatgataaaaaaatatttgcccCATCGTTCTGACTTTTTTAGAAATTACATCATGGGGATAACACTTTACTCTCGTTTTTCTCTGAATTAATGAGATAATTATCTGagtttttaataataatgacataattatcacattaaaaatacagaatttttAAGCAAAAGAAATCTGAATCACTGAGATAATTGTTGATAATGTTTTACTCATTCTTTTAATTAATAAGATTATTATGAATTATCAAATTGCTGTGATAATTACCTCtttacttcagaaaaaaaaaaaaattttagtCCCATTTCGTTTTTTTAAGCAGTTTTTGTATTtctgaattaaattatttagaTATAAACATGAGCAGAATTATTTTCCAGAACTAATTAGataattatctaattaattcagaaaaacaggCCAAATATTTTTCTCTCAAGTGAATGAATTATGCTTTTGTATTAATCTATATGTTCTATGcatatattattcatattcatGAGCTCTGCAGTCAGTTACATCAGGATTCTCATGCACCCAAAAGGACAAAATAAACTTAATATCTAACCGGAATAAAATGATCCCAGTCATATGGCCAACCTAATGATTTGTGGCGTGTGAAGTGACATCCAAGTAAACGTTACTCACTGAACAAAATATAcacatcactatttacaagatAGTCTGAGTGTAATTAGGATCAATCACACACATGCTTTGCtaagtttaataaaaacaaatcagttTAAATGAACGGCAAACTGAGAAAGAGTCAGTATCAATTTGTCATTAAAGTGCATCAGAGTCAGTGTAGAGGGAGTTTTATCACGAAGGTGGTCGGTTCAGACcagcacacacgcacatacgacacacacgcagacacacggACCACTGCTTTGTTACACTGTAGAAATACCTGAAGTGGACTTTCCCTCTCCACCTGCGTCCTGAGGCTGGGGGTAGGGCGGCGGCGGCGGGGTGAAGTTGGCTTCAGGCAGGCTGCTGTCGAAGGACGGCAGGGGGGACGGGGACGGAGGCAGCAGGGTGCTGTTGGGGCTGCTGATGTCGCCCTCTCCGACCAGGGTCAGGTCGCTGTTGGCGTCCTCCTCCACGGTGCGGAGGCTGGGCCGGGTGTCGAGGGGCCGGGGGATTGGGGACAGGTGGGTGCCAAAAGTCGGGTGGCGAGGAGGGGGCATCAGGCAGCGCCTGGAGTGTCCATTAGCACTGGAGCTGAGCGAGGAGTCCAGGCTCTCCGAGCGGAGGCTGGCGCTGAGGGCCCCCCGCGAGGAGACGCCGTTCTCCCGTCGGTCAGGAGTGGAGCAGGCCAGGTCGGAGGAGACGGAGATGGAGGTGGGCGGGGTCAGGCGCAGGAAGTCGGGAAGCACCAGGTCTTCTTTGCTCAGGAGTCCGCGCTGATCGTTGGCTCGGGTGCTCTGCGCCCGGCTCAGCAGCTCAAAGAATTCTGAAAGACACATCAAACAAGTTCGCTCACTTAAACTCTGAGGTGAGCAGCTGGAAGAACAGGATTAGTTGAGGTTTAACATGCAGCGACGCAGCCTGACAGAGAAAATAACCTCCAGAGCTGCCAAACACATCAGTTAGTCCCGAGGCAAAGCAAAGCTAAGAAATCCACCAATAAGtcaacaaaaagagaaagagaaagaaggaaagagggaTTTACCTTCAGCTTCATCTATATTaatctttttctgttttctcttttcccCTGGGAGTGCTGAGTCTGGTCCACTTGCTCTCACAGAAAAGTCCTTTGGTGTTGACCTCTCATCTCCCTGCAGATGCAACAATAACAATGCACTCTGTtaggggatggagggatggagggatgtagggatggagggggggaggggggggaggctAAACATGAGCTGCCAAGCACTCTACTGAGCAGAGTGTCCAGATTCACTGAGACCCTCATATGAAGATGAGCTGGTCCATCTGCTTGCTCTGAGTCTTGACTGACCCTGCTAGCATCTACAGCGAGACTATCTGCCTTCATATGGTGCAATAACTCAAGCATGGAAAATATGAGGAGTGAGTCAGCTGCAGGCGGTGTTAGGGCAGAGAATACAAACAAATCAGGAAATACACACCAATTAAAGCTTGTCAAAGACTGTAAATGTTAATAGAGATTAACACCATTACATGATACTGAATGTTGCAGAAGCAGTGCAGCAATAGAAAAggacaaaacaccacagagaccTTTTGGATGACAATAAAGACGTTTTGTGTACttactgcagcagaaaaactccTGGTTGGAGGGTGGTTTTTGAGGGAGGAAGACTTGGATTTGTCTGTTTGAAAGAGGGACACAGAGAGGTACATGAAAAATTCATCAGGTTGAGAAGTTGATGAGCtagacagagaagagaggagaggacactcTCCAATACTTGAATATGGTAATCAGTGGAACATGGTTTACAATTTACAAGTTACATTTCTGGTGTCAGCTTGGGGAAGGGCAAACAACAAAAGCCAGTTGTTGACAGGTTTCAAGGGGAAAATACAACTTCTCAGatccatttacatttaaattaaaggggacctattgtgcttttcgctcattttctgttatatatatatatctataatgttttaatgttgtgtgtTCATATTAAACTTGGCCAAAGTTTAAAATAATGtggtaaatgtatgtaaaagtaATAACTGTGAGCCAAAACCTCTGGTTTCCTACTGTCCTGAACACtacactgctacatgtagctataTGCTAATGTCAGGGAGACATGTAATGCTGGTCGTCCATGTTGTTAACTTCCTGCTGGATTTTAATTAGATTGTGTTTAGAAGCTTTTATTGCTGATATTTAGGGGATAAAGTGCTGATGTACTCTGTTACAGTAATTCCATGGTTTAAATGACTGTATAGAGACTCCTAAGCACAGGTGTGGAAGAtctggaaacactgaccaattaGAGCAGACTGGGGTTTTTTGTGAGGGAGGGGCTTAAACAAACAGGAGCAGGTGAATACAGGTGTATCTAGATGGACAATATGAgaataattaagtgttttttaacaTTAGAGCAAGTAAACACCCAAAATACAAGAATGAACCTGAAAATCAGCATTATAAGTTCTTATTTTGTCAGTGTATAATATTCCTTGTGTTTGATGGTAATACCTTTCGCAGCAGCTGGGTCACTTCGTTCCAAAACAACTCGCAAACCATCCAAACTGGAGATGGGGGCGCCCAGGTCCAAAGGCTCAGTTTCTCCGCTCTAAAACCAAAACACAATTTGATGGTCAACACATTAGTATCTTCACCTGATGTGCAGAAGTCTCAATATGTTACAATTTCTCTTAGAATATTGAGCTCATGGCTGACATTTGAATTCATGAGCCTTTGTTAATTTATCTTTCAGCTCTAGCTTACTGTATAATACAGTTATAATGCCTGGAAACCCACAGGACTAAAATAAATCATGTGGCAGGGTTAAGGGGAGGAGTAAAGAGTTGGCATGTTTGAGGAGTGTCGTCATTCTTAATGATAGCCCTGGTGCTCCATCCTTCAGAGTCTGAGTGCTAACCACCGTGTAGAGATGGAAAAGGATGCGGTTGCTTCCTCCCCTGACCGTGATGCTCCACCCTGTGGCTCTGTCACACACTGCTCCCTGGACACACAGGAGCTTCAAACAGATTAAGGCCATTGTAGCCGCCGCGGAAGACTTACTATTTTGGCCACAAGATCGCTGAGGTGGAGGCCGTACTTGGCCACCACGGGACGCAGGACCTCAGTGACTGGTTTGGTAGGTTTGGCTTTTAGCCCCACGGAGCGGTTAATGGGGACCAGGTCCAGTCTGGGAGCAGAGAACAAGCACCAGTAAATGTCAGCACAGACATCACAGCATAGACAGAAAATGTGACATTCAACAGGAAATGGCAATTCAAAGTCAACTTTGATTGATTAATCACACCTAAACAAGGTCCGCTTCTCCACCCTCAggtctcgtgagctgagtgtCATGCAGTCCTGGTCCAACACCAGAGGCTGAGAGGAAAAAAGATTAAAGTACACATTAGCAACACATAAAGCCCCCAGGAGCCAATACTACACTGTAACTAATACTGTAAACTCTTCATACAGTCACTAACAGACCTATTGTCTACTGTAATCCTCCTCAGCTTTTTTCACTTAACTTCTAACAATGACtccttacaaaataaaacatgtttaaacagTAAGCATAGTCGTACCGTGTTTATTTATCCAAGTTTGATTTATAACAAACAGCAGCTGAGTCAATTCATTCAGGAGGAGTTGTGCATCTATCTGCAGcagatgtttttaatgtttgtcaGTAATCTGTTGGCCCTCACCTTCTCCCCTCCCACCAGGAAGAGGTCGACAGCAGCGATGTTGACACTAATGCTCTGACAGAGATCTTGGAGGACTTCCCTTATGGAGGCGCCGGGCCGGAGactgagagaggagcaggagccgTCAGGAAGCACCACGCTGCATTGTTTGGAGGAGCGCTCCCATACTGAGTGGCGATTATCAGACTAAAGGTACAAGATTGGAGAAAAAAGGCTTAATTTACCAGGAGATTAGACTGGATTACAGTTTATAGGTGTTAATCCTTGTACACCCCTTTAAAAAGGTTGCTCTGTGTCCAAAAACAGCCATAAAATGATATATCACTATTTCCCACTTACACTGAGTTAAATCCTccttccaaaaataaaataaaactcccatgaacatttatttatttgaccaaataaataatttaatgaatGGGAGATTGTGTGCAGACTCTATTATTTATTCTCtgacattttcttcttttcagcGCCTCATATTCTTTGTCTGGAtgtgccagtttttgtttttgttttaaatcagcCCTGGTGATAATgccaaatattcattcattttcatatttttaagccattgaagaaaaaaatatatattttttccctgcACACTAAATTTTATGCTGTTACAGTTTGAGATATGTCAGTGATTaccaaaaaacattaattttgatgcatttgtatttatttgtgcagcgtgattaaaaaaaaaaaaaacaggaccaGGACAAAACTGTCTctctaattatattatatatttatattattttcaacTTTCATTGAAATAGATTTTAAACCAACTCCACTCTTGTTCATACCTTcaaatatgttgaaaaaaatcacaaaaatgtaattatttttatgtttctctaAGTGCTATTGGAAATCTTTTTTCACAGTCTGGGATATGTCAATGATGGGCACCAACAATGACTTTGATTCATTgcatcaaacactgcagtgctccATAATCCAGCAGCAAAATAAACGCTCAATCAAAACTACGAGCTTGAAGCCAGGGCTCTGGATTTAAGGTGTGATAAAATAGGATGCATGATTTTATGCTGTAATGGCCGTGTGGTCAAAAATCATGGTTTTTAATCgggacatttttaatttatgggTCCGAGTGTATTTTGGTTACCAAGTTGATTATAGACTTATTATAGGTGCTGAAGTTCAACTTccacaaatggaaaaaaaatacacacatgccAAAATGTTATGCCATATGCATAAACACAGccgaaatgaaaatgaaaagccaaaaatgtccttcgttatTCACAAGTGTTAACTATGCTGTTTCAGTTGTAATTTTAGCTAGCTCTTCTTTACTCTCTGATTTATGCCatccataaacaaacaatgagtgggctgacaagtaaaaaaaaaaaaaaaaaaaaaagaaaactctgGCCTATTATGATAGCTTCACCAGACACTGGGCTCTGTGTTGCCATGGCAATCTGTCCAGAGGAATCTTACCTCAATCTTGCCAGCAGAGCAGGAAGTCGCCATCTCCAGACTGGTACCGGACGACAAGGAGCCCTGGGACTCCCTCCGCCCATTACTGCCCCAGTAGTCtgcacaaaacaacacagaggACCATGAGTTCATGCAGATAAGAGACATGAGCACACTGCTTCCACTGAACGACACAAAGTGCAACACCAAGACAGCGCAAAAAAGCTATAGCATGACTAATTACTATGGTTTGATTGATGATCTGGTTCAACACCACAAAATCTTGGCAGGCAAAAAAGTGTATGACATCAAAGaagatatttgttattttagccctttattttattgttattttaactttttgtcatggCAGAGAATGTAAGggcacaataaatcaataaaaatccaTGTAAAAAAGAAGATATTTGTAAATAAACAGTTGGTGTTTCACTAAATGTAAGTGCAGCACACCAGTATGAAATACATGTAGGGTCacggaaaaaattattagaccattgttttctttaatttcttgttccttttaatgcctggtacaaataaaggtacatttttttaggtcaaatataatgataacaacaaaaatagctcataagactttaatttaagagctgatatctagccattttccatggttttcttgataacaacctaaatcgttatcaagaaaaccatggaaaatgtctagatatcagctcttaatttactcttttaagcttttttgttgttatcattatatttgtccaagcaaatgtacctttagatgtaccaggcattaaaatgaacaagaaaatgaagaaatcaaagatggtctaatatttttttccatgactgtaaattcaATTTTTTCAAGAAAGAAACATTGCTTGATTGAAATAGAGATTATAAGTATCATGTATATTTTGTTTACCTCTATGGAAACGTATGCTTTCACAGGatatatacaaacaaaaaatgaggaacCATTACTAAGGTATTCACAAAatcagaaaattacattttaaaaatgtgcaacTTGACAAGAAGACAAAGTTTAAGATATAATTTGATATTATAATAAGCAAaatctctgtttctgtttcacaTTATCATCATGAGCTAGATTTTGGCATTTACCATCCTAAAACACTCTCTTCCATGTATGAAAATAGCAGTGTTGCATTAAGTTGTTTTGGATCGTAGCAGCGCTGTGTGTAACTCTGA
Encoded proteins:
- the rgs12a gene encoding regulator of G-protein signaling 12 isoform X4, with translation MEQTLTLNSSAASSDGVLKWPSAAMIADYSGVQLQGCCSQSSLNSNGSLPGAGSLRGVPEQRVASWAACFERLLQDSVGVRYFSEFLKKEFSEENILFWQACEYFSHVPATDKKQLSQRAGEIYNNFLSSKATMPVNIDSQAQLADDVLTSPRPDMFKTQQLQIFNLMKFDSYSRFLKSSLYQECMRAEVDGRPLPDPYQIPCSPAPSKHSASSDRSTLSTPKKDGRKQRSGRSLNEDSSESADKKRGIFFSWSRNRSFGKGPKKKEIGDINLDYWGSNGRRESQGSLSSGTSLEMATSCSAGKIESDNRHSVWERSSKQCSVVLPDGSCSSLSLRPGASIREVLQDLCQSISVNIAAVDLFLVGGEKPLVLDQDCMTLSSRDLRVEKRTLFRLDLVPINRSVGLKAKPTKPVTEVLRPVVAKYGLHLSDLVAKISGETEPLDLGAPISSLDGLRVVLERSDPAAAKDKSKSSSLKNHPPTRSFSAAGDERSTPKDFSVRASGPDSALPGEKRKQKKINIDEAEEFFELLSRAQSTRANDQRGLLSKEDLVLPDFLRLTPPTSISVSSDLACSTPDRRENGVSSRGALSASLRSESLDSSLSSSANGHSRRCLMPPPRHPTFGTHLSPIPRPLDTRPSLRTVEEDANSDLTLVGEGDISSPNSTLLPPSPSPLPSFDSSLPEANFTPPPPPYPQPQDAGGEGKSTSGISTV
- the rgs12a gene encoding regulator of G-protein signaling 12 isoform X3, which codes for MGVARASKRRSAKRISLARSLDDLESAASSDGVLKWPSAAMIADYSGVQLQGCCSQSSLNSNGSLPGAGSLRGVPEQRVASWAACFERLLQDSVGVRYFSEFLKKEFSEENILFWQACEYFSHVPATDKKQLSQRAGEIYNNFLSSKATMPVNIDSQAQLADDVLTSPRPDMFKTQQLQIFNLMKFDSYSRFLKSSLYQECMRAEVDGRPLPDPYQIPCSPAPSKHSASSDRSTLSTPKKDGRKQRSGRSLNEDSSESADKKRGIFFSWSRNRSFGKGPKKKEIGDINLDYWGSNGRRESQGSLSSGTSLEMATSCSAGKIESDNRHSVWERSSKQCSVVLPDGSCSSLSLRPGASIREVLQDLCQSISVNIAAVDLFLVGGEKPLVLDQDCMTLSSRDLRVEKRTLFRLDLVPINRSVGLKAKPTKPVTEVLRPVVAKYGLHLSDLVAKISGETEPLDLGAPISSLDGLRVVLERSDPAAAKDKSKSSSLKNHPPTRSFSAAGDERSTPKDFSVRASGPDSALPGEKRKQKKINIDEAEEFFELLSRAQSTRANDQRGLLSKEDLVLPDFLRLTPPTSISVSSDLACSTPDRRENGVSSRGALSASLRSESLDSSLSSSANGHSRRCLMPPPRHPTFGTHLSPIPRPLDTRPSLRTVEEDANSDLTLVGEGDISSPNSTLLPPSPSPLPSFDSSLPEANFTPPPPPYPQPQDAGGEGKSTSGISTV